The Flavobacterium jumunjinense genome includes a region encoding these proteins:
- a CDS encoding polyprenyl synthetase family protein: MKIVEQIKQPILNEMELFEKKFRESMTSKVALLNRITHYIVNRKGKQMRPMFVFLTAKMVANNNEVNERTYRGASVIELIHTATLVHDDVVDDSNKRRGFFSINALWKNKIAVLVGDYLLSKGLLLSIDNNDFDLLKIISVAVREMSEGELLQIEKARRLDITEDIYYEIIRQKTATLIAACCSLGACSVVPEDSTVVEKMRKFGELIGMAFQIKDDLFDYTDDAIGKPTGIDIKEQKMTLPLIYALNNCSSKEKKWVINSVKNYNKDKKRVREVIQFVKDKKGLTYAEEKMIQFQQEALTLIQDFPPSTYKDSLVLMVNYVIERKK, from the coding sequence ATGAAAATAGTTGAGCAAATAAAACAACCCATTTTAAATGAAATGGAACTTTTTGAAAAGAAGTTCCGTGAGTCAATGACTTCTAAAGTGGCGCTACTTAATAGGATTACTCACTACATTGTAAATCGTAAAGGAAAACAAATGCGACCTATGTTTGTTTTCTTAACAGCTAAGATGGTTGCCAATAACAATGAGGTGAATGAGCGTACTTATCGTGGTGCTTCAGTTATAGAGTTAATCCATACAGCAACATTAGTACATGATGATGTAGTTGATGATAGTAATAAACGAAGAGGGTTCTTCTCAATCAATGCGCTTTGGAAAAATAAAATAGCAGTTTTAGTTGGTGATTATTTATTATCTAAAGGATTATTGCTTTCTATAGATAATAATGATTTCGATTTGTTGAAAATAATATCTGTAGCCGTTCGAGAAATGAGCGAAGGAGAGTTATTGCAAATTGAAAAAGCACGTAGATTAGATATTACAGAAGATATTTACTACGAAATCATTCGCCAGAAAACAGCAACACTAATTGCTGCCTGTTGTTCCTTAGGCGCTTGTTCAGTTGTTCCAGAAGATTCTACTGTTGTAGAAAAAATGAGAAAATTTGGAGAATTAATTGGAATGGCTTTTCAAATTAAAGACGATTTATTCGATTATACAGACGATGCAATTGGAAAACCTACAGGAATTGACATCAAAGAACAGAAAATGACACTTCCATTAATTTATGCTTTGAATAATTGTTCTTCTAAAGAAAAAAAATGGGTAATCAATTCTGTTAAAAACTACAACAAAGACAAAAAAAGAGTTCGTGAAGTAATTCAGTTTGTGAAGGACAAAAAGGGATTGACTTATGCAGAAGAAAAAATGATCCAATTTCAACAAGAAGCATTAACGCTAATTCAAGATTTCCCGCCTTCTACTTATAAGGATTCACTTGTGTTGATGGTGAATTATGTTATCGAAAGAAAAAAATAA